The Helianthus annuus cultivar XRQ/B chromosome 11, HanXRQr2.0-SUNRISE, whole genome shotgun sequence region AGTACCAACAATTATCGTTGAACATAAATCCTTAAACAAAAAGTACACAATAACACAAGGTTCTAGTCTTACTAAAAACATGCACTATCTAACTAAATGCAAATCAAACTCTGATCTTCTTTCTAGTGTCTTGTTGTGCTGTAAGGGCTCTTAATGTCTATTTGATTCTCTCGAACCAAAAGATGAGATCCAACGGTTGTGGTTGCTAATTGTCTACCTGCCATAAGGGTGGTAACGGCTACCACCACTATAACCTGCCCTACTACCGTACGGCCCACCCGCTCCACCGTAACCTGAACCCGCACCCGACTCATAcccaccgccaccgccgccacctgGCCCACCATAACCGCCATACCCGCCACCTGGCCCGCCAtaaccaccgccgccgccaccaccgcgACCATACCCACCTAACTCACTCCCTCCGTAACCTCCGCCGCCATACCCACCGCCCCTATAACGACCGTAATCGCCGCCATAATCACCATAACGACCCCCCGAATTCACTTGCACCATAATCACCGTAAGTTATTGTCACGACCCTAGCCCTGGTTTGACCAGGtccagagccgcgggacaggaatcccgtggtatctaATTTAGGCGACAGGGGAAGTctttttaatacaggatcttttaatattcaAATGctcgtttactttattacataaagtttagggataaaccctgtaatttacaacaAGATGATTTCccggggaaatctttatttcttaaAACATGTTTCGTTacttatttacattgagccaatTCTCTAAGctttgtagtgcttcacggcact contains the following coding sequences:
- the LOC110887841 gene encoding glycine-rich cell wall structural protein 1.0-like, translated to MVQVNSGGRYGDYGGDYGRYRGGGYGGGGYGGSELGGYGRGGGGGGGYGGPGGGYGGYGGPGGGGGGGYESGAGSGYGGAGGPYGSRAGYSGGSRYHPYGR